The Clostridiales bacterium region TTTGATAAGACTATTATACATTCCAAATATTTACATAAAGCCGCCAAAAGATTTGCATAATACTATTAAGATAATTTATAATAATTTGTGATTGTATAGACAATTTATGTTCTGAGTGTTATAATCATGTCGGATTATTTAATTATTTAGGATGGTTAATCAATGCCAATTAATTTTCCTGGCGGGGTGTATCCGCCCAACAAAAAATTCACAAATAAGAAATATATTTCCGAATTGACGCCGGCAGCAAAAGTATATATTCCCGTGGTTCAGCATGTGGGCAAGCCGGCGAAAATTTGCGTTAAGGAAGGAGATTATGTAAAAATAGGCGCGTTATTAGCCTCGGCGGACGGGGCGGTAAGCGCCAATATTTTTTCTTCCGTAAGCGGAAAGGTTGTGGGGATAGAAAACAGACAGACCTCTAATGGCGAGGTCGCGCATATTGTCATTGAAAATGACTTTACAGACCAGACCGAGTTTTTGCCGAGGCTTACAAATCCCACCCGCGAGGAAATTTTAAAAAGGATAGCGGATTGCGGAATAGTGGGAATGGGCGGAGCTGGTTTTCCTACGGCCGCCAAATTGGATGTTCCAAAAGACGATAAAATTGACACTTTGATAATAAACGGCGCCGAATGCGAGCCTTACATCACTTCGGACCACAGAATAATGTTGGAATATCCCGAACAGATTTTAAAAGGCGCAAAATACATAGCTACGGCGCTTAATGTCAGCAACATCATTATTGGCGTGGAAGACAACAAAGACGACGCGATAGAAACTTTAAATAAAATAATTAACCTCAAAAATTATACCGACATAAAAGTAGTGTCTTTAAAAACCAAGTATCCGCAAGGCGCCGAAAAGCAGCTTATATACTCTTTGACCAAAAGGGTAGTTCCCGCATGCGAGCTGCCTTTCAAGGTGGGCGTTGTGGTAAATAACATCCATACGGCGTTGTCCGTTTATTACGCAGTTTGGGAAGGACAACCTTTGTATAGGCGCGTTGTCACTGTCTCCGGAGGCGCGGTAAAAAACAAAGGCAATTATTGGGTAAGGCTTGGCACTGCATATAAAGATATATTAAACGAATGCAAGGCTGTGAATTTGCATGAAAATATTAAAATTATTCAGGATTCAATTCGCGAAAAACAAGCCCAAATTGATAAATTAAGCAAATCTCAATCAAAACAAATAAAACAATTAAAGTCCGAAATCAAAAACTTAAAAAAAGAACTAGACTATATAAAAACGGCCCAATGCGTTATGATAGTCAATGGCGGGCCAATGATGGGCGAAGCCGCAAAAAGCATTGAAGAAGCGGTTACAGCGACCACCTCGTCGGTGTTATTTTTGACCCGACAAGAAATCAACAACATCTCGCCAAGCCAATGCATAAATTGTAGAAAATGCGCGGTTGTTTGTCCAATGAAATTAATGCCTATGTTTATTGACCTTGCATGCATCGCGGGCGATTGGGAAAACGCCAAAAAATACGGCGCTGTTGATTGCATTCTTTGCGGGTGCTGCAGTTACATTTGTCCCGCTAAGCGCGATTTGGTTTCATCTATGAAAAAATCAAAAAGAATGATAGCTAAAAGGGGTATATAGATATGGACAAGCTCATAGAAAAAACTTCCCCTTTCATAACGTCCAAATTTTCAACCAGAAGAATAATGCTGGATGTGATTATAGCGCTTATACCTTGTATAATCGCAGGCGTGTTGTTTTTTGGGTGGGGAACTTTGATTTTAGTCGCCGTATGTTCGGCAACCGCTTTTATATCGGAATTATTGTTTACTTTGATAAAAAACAACAAATGGAATTGGGAAGCGGTCAAAAATTCATCGGCTACCGACCTTTCTTGTATCGTAACCGGAATTTTGCTTGCGCTTAATTTGCCTGCGTCTATAATTTGGGCTTATGACAAAGAAGCGATGGCTTTTGTGCCGGGCTCTATAAGTTTTGCTAATATTTGGATGCCCATGATAGGCGCGGTTTTCGCTATAGTTTTGGTAAAAATGGCGTTTGGCGGCATTGGGCGGAACTTTGCCAATCCGGCGCTTACCGCCCGCATTTTTATGGTAATAGCTTTTGGCTCTGTTATGGGCACAGTAGGAACTAGCAATATAATAGGTTTGGACGCCGCGACTTCGGCTACTTGGCTAAGCGCTGGAAGGGACGCGGCGGCGGTATCAAGCAATTGGTTTAATTTCTTGATAGGCAACAAGGGGGCCGCGGCGTTTGGGGAGACAAGCGTTATAGCGATATTAGTCGGTTTTATTTATTTGGTCATTAGAAAAGTAATTGACCCCAGACTTCCGCTTATAATCATAGGCGGAGTCGCCGTGTTCGCGTATTTGTTTGACGCTTTGCCGTCAGGCGGAAGCTTTGTAGATATGATGCTTGTTGTCGCCGGTCATATCCTGACAGGCGGTTTGATGCTGGGCGCTGTGTTTATGGCTACCGATTATTCCTCAAGCCCTAACACATTTTTGGGAAGCGTAATATTTGGTTTGGGAATCGCGCTTTTGGTTGTTTTGATAAGGGTGTTTGGCTCTTATCCCGAAGGCGTTTCATTCGCCATAGTAATTATGAATATAGTCGTTCCGTTAATAGATAAATATATATATCCCCGCGCTTTTGGCAGACAAAAAGCTGTAAGAGGTGCAAAATGAATAAGACATTAAAATCAGTCGTTGTATTAACGGTTATAGCGGTTGTTTGCGCGGGGCTTTTGACAGTCGCCAATTATTTTTGGAAAGCGGAAGAGCCTCAAGGCGTTACCGCCGAAATGCTGGCGATATTTAGAGAGATGATAGACGATGATTCGGCGGAGTTTTATGAATTGGAAATAAGCGGACTTGGCTTGCATGAAAACATAAATAATATTTACAAGGCTTCGGCGGGCCAAAACAAAGATATAATAATTATAAGGGCTACGGGCATCGCGGGTTCTTACGGCATTGTCCAAATGCTTACGGCAATCAACACAAACAATGATACTATTATTTCAACCGAAGTCTATCTGAATGAAACCGACCGCGAGGAAGGCCTAAAAGACTTGGACGCTTTCAAAGGTTTGGACAATCAGACTTTGCAAAACACCCAGTTTGATGTTATATCCCAATCCACAATCACAGGCAACGCAATGTCTGACGCTGTAAAGCTCGCTATGGCGCAATATGTGTCCGACAAGCAAGAAATTTTGGACGCGCCCGCGAAATCCTATGATTTGTTGACTGTAAATATATTTTTGGAAAAAGATATTGAAGATTTAGAAGCTGG contains the following coding sequences:
- a CDS encoding RnfABCDGE type electron transport complex subunit D, coding for MDKLIEKTSPFITSKFSTRRIMLDVIIALIPCIIAGVLFFGWGTLILVAVCSATAFISELLFTLIKNNKWNWEAVKNSSATDLSCIVTGILLALNLPASIIWAYDKEAMAFVPGSISFANIWMPMIGAVFAIVLVKMAFGGIGRNFANPALTARIFMVIAFGSVMGTVGTSNIIGLDAATSATWLSAGRDAAAVSSNWFNFLIGNKGAAAFGETSVIAILVGFIYLVIRKVIDPRLPLIIIGGVAVFAYLFDALPSGGSFVDMMLVVAGHILTGGLMLGAVFMATDYSSSPNTFLGSVIFGLGIALLVVLIRVFGSYPEGVSFAIVIMNIVVPLIDKYIYPRAFGRQKAVRGAK
- a CDS encoding RnfABCDGE type electron transport complex subunit C, yielding MPINFPGGVYPPNKKFTNKKYISELTPAAKVYIPVVQHVGKPAKICVKEGDYVKIGALLASADGAVSANIFSSVSGKVVGIENRQTSNGEVAHIVIENDFTDQTEFLPRLTNPTREEILKRIADCGIVGMGGAGFPTAAKLDVPKDDKIDTLIINGAECEPYITSDHRIMLEYPEQILKGAKYIATALNVSNIIIGVEDNKDDAIETLNKIINLKNYTDIKVVSLKTKYPQGAEKQLIYSLTKRVVPACELPFKVGVVVNNIHTALSVYYAVWEGQPLYRRVVTVSGGAVKNKGNYWVRLGTAYKDILNECKAVNLHENIKIIQDSIREKQAQIDKLSKSQSKQIKQLKSEIKNLKKELDYIKTAQCVMIVNGGPMMGEAAKSIEEAVTATTSSVLFLTRQEINNISPSQCINCRKCAVVCPMKLMPMFIDLACIAGDWENAKKYGAVDCILCGCCSYICPAKRDLVSSMKKSKRMIAKRGI